In the Haliaeetus albicilla chromosome 7, bHalAlb1.1, whole genome shotgun sequence genome, one interval contains:
- the SIDT2 gene encoding SID1 transmembrane family member 2 isoform X3: protein MPGAGAARVLPTWVLPTWVLLAWVLLALPPSLAQPQPSGRRWVTEKEARFDTTYADWVGADLINIYAFNHSVRRNRTEGVRVSVNVLSDHKDLPVLFVVRQKEAVVSFQVPLILRGLYQRKYAYQEVSRTLCQPQTKAEVETQHFYVDVSTLSLNASYQLRVTRVENFVLRTNERFSFNATAAQPQYFKYEFPEGLDSVIVKVTSAMAFPCSVISIQDILCPVYDLDNNVAFIGMYQTMTKKAAITVQKKDFPSNSFYVVVVVKTEDEACGGALPYYPLSKNASPDEPVDQHNRQKMLEVTVSPAITSEAYVSSMLFCLGIFLSFYVLTLLIACWESCRQQKRKGLLAAMDSPSLDTASLLGHARSIPDSFLGHAPYDSYGYGSFGECRAPFLASPPVGGQPCHPPHLAVLAGNGSSGSTEGVTDSMGSAEVPYGYVGERSLENVAGRPRLDSLSSVEEDDYDTLADIDYDKNVIRTKQYLCVADLARKDKRVLRKKYQIYFWNIATIAVFYALPVIQLVITYQTVVNVTGNQDICYYNFLCAHPLGNLSAFNNILSNLGYVLLGLLFLLIILQREINYNRALMRNDTHALECGIPKHFGLFYAMGTALMMEGLLSACYHVCPNYTNFQFDTSFMYMIAGLCMLKLYQKRHPDINASAYSAYACLALVIFFSVVGVVFGKGNTAFWIVFSVIHIVATLLLSTQLYYMGRWKLDSGILRRILHVLYTDCVRQCSGPMYVDRMVLLVMGNIVNWSLAAYGLIVRPNDFASYLLAIGICNLLLYFAFYIIMKLRSGERIKLIPLLCIVGTSVVWGFALFFFFQGLSTWQKTPAESREHNRNCILLDFFDDHDIWHFLSSIAMFGSFLVLLTLDDDLDCVQRDKIYVF, encoded by the exons ATGCCGGGCGCCGGGGCGGCCCGGGTGCTGCCGACGTGGGTGCTGCCAACGTGGGTGCTTCTGGCgtgggtgctgctggccctgccacccagcctggcccagccccagcccagcggGCGCCGGTGGGTGACGGAGAAGGAGGCCCGCTTCGACACCACCTACGCCGACTGGGTGGGCGCCGACCTGATCAACATCTACGCCTTCAACCACAGCGTCCGGCGGAACCGG ACGGAGGGGGTGCGGGTGTCAGTGAATGTCCTCTCCGACCACAAGGATTTGCCCGTCCTCTTCGTGGTGAGGCAGAAGGAGGCCGTGGTCTCCTTCCAGGTGCCGCTCATCCTCCGGGGCCT GTACCAGCGGAAGTACGCGTACCAGGAGGTGAGCCGCACACTCTGCCAGCCCCAGACCAAGGCGGAGGTGGAGACCCAGCACTTCTACGTTGACGTCTCCACGCTCTCCCTCAACGCCTCCTACCAGCTGCGTGTCACCCGCGTGGAGAACTTCGTGCTGCG GACAAACGAAAGGTTCAGCTTCAACGCCACAGCCGCCCAGCCGCAG TATTTCAAGTACGAGTTCCCCGAGGGATTGGACTCGGTGATCGTGAAGGTGACCTCGGCCATGGCCTTCCCCTGCTCTGTGATTTCCATCCAGGACATCCTG TGCCCCGTCTACGACTTGGACAACAACGTAGCCTTCATCGGGATGTACCAGACCATGACGAAGAAGGCGGCCATCACGGTGCAG AAGAAGGATTTCCCCAGCAACAGTTTCtatgtggtggtggtggtgaagacGGAGGATGAGGCCTGTGGGGGGGCTCTGCCCTACTACCCCCTCTCCAAAAATGCCTCACCAG ATGAACCCGTGGATCAGCACAACCGGCAGAAGATGCTGGAGGTGACGGTGTCGCCTGCCATAACCT CGGAAGCCTATGTCAGCAGCATGCTCTTCTGCCTGGGCATCTTCCTCTCCTTCTATGTCCTCACGCTGCTCATCgcctgctgggagagctgccG gcagcagaagaggaaggggcTCCTGGCAGCCATGGACTCGCCCAGCCTGGACACGG CATCTCTACTGG GGCATGCCCGCAGCATCCCTGACTCCTTCCTGGGCCATGCTCCCTATGACAGCTACGGTTACGGCTCCTTCGGTGAGTGCCGCGCGCCATTCCTCGCGTCCCCGCCTGTCGGCGGGCAGCCGTGCCACCCACCCCATCTGGCTGTCCTTGCAGGGAACGGTTCCTCCGGCAGCACCGAGGGCGTCACGGACAGCATGGGCTCGGCAGAAGTCCCCTATGGCTACGTGG GGGAGCGGTCGCTGGAGAACGTGGCCGGCCGGCCGCGCCTGGACTCGCTCAGCTCCGTTGAGGAGGACGACTACGACACGCTGGCCGACATCGACTACGACAAGAACGTCATCCGCACCAAG CAATACCTCTGTGTGGCCGACCTGGCCCGCAAGGACAAGCGGGTGCTGCGCAAGAAGTACCAGATCTACTTCTG GAACATCGCCACCATCGCTGTCTTCTATGCCCTCCCCGTTATCCAGCTCGTCATCACCTACCAGACG GTGGTGAATGTCACCGGCAACCAGGACATCTGCTACTACAACTTTCTGTGCGCCCACCCGCTGGGGAACCTCAG CGCCTTCAACAACATCCTCAGCAACCTGGGCTACGTCCTGCTGGGCTTGCTCTTCCTGCTCATCATCCTGCAGCGGGAGATCAACTACAACCGGGCGCTCATGCGCAACGACACCCACGCCCTG GAGTGCGGCATCCCCAAGCACTTTGGGCTCTTCTACGCCATGGGCACCGCCCTGATGATGGAGGGGCTGCTCAGCGCTTGCTACCACGTCTGCCCCAACTACACCAATTTCCAGTTCG ACACCTCCTTCATGTACATGATTGCGGGGCTCTGCATGCTGAAGCTCTACCAGAAGCGTCACCCGGACATCAATGCCAGTGCCTACAGCGCCTACGCCTGCCTGGCCCTCGTCATCTTCTTCTCCGTCGTCGGTGTG GTCTTCGGCAAGGGGAACACAGCCTTCTGGATCGTCTTCTCTGTCATCCACATTGTGGCCACCCTGCTGCTGAGCACCCAGCTCTACTACATGGGGCGCTGGAAGCTGG aCTCGGGCATCCTGCGTAGGATCTTGCACGTGCTGTACACGGACTGCGTCCGGCAGTGCAGCGGGCCCATGTACGTG GATCGAATGGTGCTCTTGGTGATGGGAAACATCGTCAACTGGTCACT tgctgcctACGGCCTCATCGTCCGCCCCAATGACTTTGCTTCCTACCTGCTGGCCATCGGCATCTGCAACCTTCTCCTCTACTTCGCCTTCTACATCATCATGAAG CTCCGCAGCGGCGAGCGCATCAAGCTCATCCCCTTGCTCTGCATCGTTGGCACCTCAGTGGTCTGGGGCTTCgccctcttcttcttcttccaggGGCTCAGCACCTGGCAG AAAACGCCGGCCGAGTCCCGGGAGCACAACCGCAACTGCATCCTGCTTGACTTCTTTGATGACCATGACATTTGGCACTTCCTCTCCTCCATTGCCATGTTCGGCTCTTTCCTG GTGCTGCTGACGCTGGACGATGACCTGGACTGCGTCCAGCGGGACAAGATCTATGTCTTCTAG
- the SIDT2 gene encoding SID1 transmembrane family member 2 isoform X6: MPGAGAARVLPTWVLPTWVLLAWVLLALPPSLAQPQPSGRRWVTEKEARFDTTYADWVGADLINIYAFNHSVRRNRTEGVRVSVNVLSDHKDLPVLFVVRQKEAVVSFQVPLILRGLYQRKYAYQEVSRTLCQPQTKAEVETQHFYVDVSTLSLNASYQLRVTRVENFVLRTNERFSFNATAAQPQYFKYEFPEGLDSVIVKVTSAMAFPCSVISIQDILCPVYDLDNNVAFIGMYQTMTKKAAITVQKKDFPSNSFYVVVVVKTEDEACGGALPYYPLSKNASPDEPVDQHNRQKMLEVTVSPAITSEAYVSSMLFCLGIFLSFYVLTLLIACWESCRQQKRKGLLAAMDSPSLDTASLLGHARSIPDSFLGHAPYDSYGYGSFGNGSSGSTEGVTDSMGSAEVPYGYVGERSLENVAGRPRLDSLSSVEEDDYDTLADIDYDKNVIRTKQYLCVADLARKDKRVLRKKYQIYFWNIATIAVFYALPVIQLVITYQTVVNVTGNQDICYYNFLCAHPLGNLSAFNNILSNLGYVLLGLLFLLIILQREINYNRALMRNDTHALECGIPKHFGLFYAMGTALMMEGLLSACYHVCPNYTNFQFDTSFMYMIAGLCMLKLYQKRHPDINASAYSAYACLALVIFFSVVGVVFGKGNTAFWIVFSVIHIVATLLLSTQLYYMGRWKLDSGILRRILHVLYTDCVRQCSGPMYVDRMVLLVMGNIVNWSLAAYGLIVRPNDFASYLLAIGICNLLLYFAFYIIMKLRSGERIKLIPLLCIVGTSVVWGFALFFFFQGLSTWQKTPAESREHNRNCILLDFFDDHDIWHFLSSIAMFGSFLVLLTLDDDLDCVQRDKIYVF; the protein is encoded by the exons ATGCCGGGCGCCGGGGCGGCCCGGGTGCTGCCGACGTGGGTGCTGCCAACGTGGGTGCTTCTGGCgtgggtgctgctggccctgccacccagcctggcccagccccagcccagcggGCGCCGGTGGGTGACGGAGAAGGAGGCCCGCTTCGACACCACCTACGCCGACTGGGTGGGCGCCGACCTGATCAACATCTACGCCTTCAACCACAGCGTCCGGCGGAACCGG ACGGAGGGGGTGCGGGTGTCAGTGAATGTCCTCTCCGACCACAAGGATTTGCCCGTCCTCTTCGTGGTGAGGCAGAAGGAGGCCGTGGTCTCCTTCCAGGTGCCGCTCATCCTCCGGGGCCT GTACCAGCGGAAGTACGCGTACCAGGAGGTGAGCCGCACACTCTGCCAGCCCCAGACCAAGGCGGAGGTGGAGACCCAGCACTTCTACGTTGACGTCTCCACGCTCTCCCTCAACGCCTCCTACCAGCTGCGTGTCACCCGCGTGGAGAACTTCGTGCTGCG GACAAACGAAAGGTTCAGCTTCAACGCCACAGCCGCCCAGCCGCAG TATTTCAAGTACGAGTTCCCCGAGGGATTGGACTCGGTGATCGTGAAGGTGACCTCGGCCATGGCCTTCCCCTGCTCTGTGATTTCCATCCAGGACATCCTG TGCCCCGTCTACGACTTGGACAACAACGTAGCCTTCATCGGGATGTACCAGACCATGACGAAGAAGGCGGCCATCACGGTGCAG AAGAAGGATTTCCCCAGCAACAGTTTCtatgtggtggtggtggtgaagacGGAGGATGAGGCCTGTGGGGGGGCTCTGCCCTACTACCCCCTCTCCAAAAATGCCTCACCAG ATGAACCCGTGGATCAGCACAACCGGCAGAAGATGCTGGAGGTGACGGTGTCGCCTGCCATAACCT CGGAAGCCTATGTCAGCAGCATGCTCTTCTGCCTGGGCATCTTCCTCTCCTTCTATGTCCTCACGCTGCTCATCgcctgctgggagagctgccG gcagcagaagaggaaggggcTCCTGGCAGCCATGGACTCGCCCAGCCTGGACACGG CATCTCTACTGG GGCATGCCCGCAGCATCCCTGACTCCTTCCTGGGCCATGCTCCCTATGACAGCTACGGTTACGGCTCCTTCG GGAACGGTTCCTCCGGCAGCACCGAGGGCGTCACGGACAGCATGGGCTCGGCAGAAGTCCCCTATGGCTACGTGG GGGAGCGGTCGCTGGAGAACGTGGCCGGCCGGCCGCGCCTGGACTCGCTCAGCTCCGTTGAGGAGGACGACTACGACACGCTGGCCGACATCGACTACGACAAGAACGTCATCCGCACCAAG CAATACCTCTGTGTGGCCGACCTGGCCCGCAAGGACAAGCGGGTGCTGCGCAAGAAGTACCAGATCTACTTCTG GAACATCGCCACCATCGCTGTCTTCTATGCCCTCCCCGTTATCCAGCTCGTCATCACCTACCAGACG GTGGTGAATGTCACCGGCAACCAGGACATCTGCTACTACAACTTTCTGTGCGCCCACCCGCTGGGGAACCTCAG CGCCTTCAACAACATCCTCAGCAACCTGGGCTACGTCCTGCTGGGCTTGCTCTTCCTGCTCATCATCCTGCAGCGGGAGATCAACTACAACCGGGCGCTCATGCGCAACGACACCCACGCCCTG GAGTGCGGCATCCCCAAGCACTTTGGGCTCTTCTACGCCATGGGCACCGCCCTGATGATGGAGGGGCTGCTCAGCGCTTGCTACCACGTCTGCCCCAACTACACCAATTTCCAGTTCG ACACCTCCTTCATGTACATGATTGCGGGGCTCTGCATGCTGAAGCTCTACCAGAAGCGTCACCCGGACATCAATGCCAGTGCCTACAGCGCCTACGCCTGCCTGGCCCTCGTCATCTTCTTCTCCGTCGTCGGTGTG GTCTTCGGCAAGGGGAACACAGCCTTCTGGATCGTCTTCTCTGTCATCCACATTGTGGCCACCCTGCTGCTGAGCACCCAGCTCTACTACATGGGGCGCTGGAAGCTGG aCTCGGGCATCCTGCGTAGGATCTTGCACGTGCTGTACACGGACTGCGTCCGGCAGTGCAGCGGGCCCATGTACGTG GATCGAATGGTGCTCTTGGTGATGGGAAACATCGTCAACTGGTCACT tgctgcctACGGCCTCATCGTCCGCCCCAATGACTTTGCTTCCTACCTGCTGGCCATCGGCATCTGCAACCTTCTCCTCTACTTCGCCTTCTACATCATCATGAAG CTCCGCAGCGGCGAGCGCATCAAGCTCATCCCCTTGCTCTGCATCGTTGGCACCTCAGTGGTCTGGGGCTTCgccctcttcttcttcttccaggGGCTCAGCACCTGGCAG AAAACGCCGGCCGAGTCCCGGGAGCACAACCGCAACTGCATCCTGCTTGACTTCTTTGATGACCATGACATTTGGCACTTCCTCTCCTCCATTGCCATGTTCGGCTCTTTCCTG GTGCTGCTGACGCTGGACGATGACCTGGACTGCGTCCAGCGGGACAAGATCTATGTCTTCTAG
- the SIDT2 gene encoding SID1 transmembrane family member 2 isoform X5 gives MPGAGAARVLPTWVLPTWVLLAWVLLALPPSLAQPQPSGRRWVTEKEARFDTTYADWVGADLINIYAFNHSVRRNRTEGVRVSVNVLSDHKDLPVLFVVRQKEAVVSFQVPLILRGLYQRKYAYQEVSRTLCQPQTKAEVETQHFYVDVSTLSLNASYQLRVTRVENFVLRTNERFSFNATAAQPQYFKYEFPEGLDSVIVKVTSAMAFPCSVISIQDILCPVYDLDNNVAFIGMYQTMTKKAAITVQKKDFPSNSFYVVVVVKTEDEACGGALPYYPLSKNASPDEPVDQHNRQKMLEVTVSPAITSEAYVSSMLFCLGIFLSFYVLTLLIACWESCRQQKRKGLLAAMDSPSLDTGHARSIPDSFLGHAPYDSYGYGSFGNGSSGSTEGVTDSMGSAEVPYGYVGQEQFKRRTPSTPMRPLSIAMGERSLENVAGRPRLDSLSSVEEDDYDTLADIDYDKNVIRTKQYLCVADLARKDKRVLRKKYQIYFWNIATIAVFYALPVIQLVITYQTVVNVTGNQDICYYNFLCAHPLGNLSAFNNILSNLGYVLLGLLFLLIILQREINYNRALMRNDTHALECGIPKHFGLFYAMGTALMMEGLLSACYHVCPNYTNFQFDTSFMYMIAGLCMLKLYQKRHPDINASAYSAYACLALVIFFSVVGVVFGKGNTAFWIVFSVIHIVATLLLSTQLYYMGRWKLDSGILRRILHVLYTDCVRQCSGPMYVDRMVLLVMGNIVNWSLAAYGLIVRPNDFASYLLAIGICNLLLYFAFYIIMKLRSGERIKLIPLLCIVGTSVVWGFALFFFFQGLSTWQKTPAESREHNRNCILLDFFDDHDIWHFLSSIAMFGSFLVLLTLDDDLDCVQRDKIYVF, from the exons ATGCCGGGCGCCGGGGCGGCCCGGGTGCTGCCGACGTGGGTGCTGCCAACGTGGGTGCTTCTGGCgtgggtgctgctggccctgccacccagcctggcccagccccagcccagcggGCGCCGGTGGGTGACGGAGAAGGAGGCCCGCTTCGACACCACCTACGCCGACTGGGTGGGCGCCGACCTGATCAACATCTACGCCTTCAACCACAGCGTCCGGCGGAACCGG ACGGAGGGGGTGCGGGTGTCAGTGAATGTCCTCTCCGACCACAAGGATTTGCCCGTCCTCTTCGTGGTGAGGCAGAAGGAGGCCGTGGTCTCCTTCCAGGTGCCGCTCATCCTCCGGGGCCT GTACCAGCGGAAGTACGCGTACCAGGAGGTGAGCCGCACACTCTGCCAGCCCCAGACCAAGGCGGAGGTGGAGACCCAGCACTTCTACGTTGACGTCTCCACGCTCTCCCTCAACGCCTCCTACCAGCTGCGTGTCACCCGCGTGGAGAACTTCGTGCTGCG GACAAACGAAAGGTTCAGCTTCAACGCCACAGCCGCCCAGCCGCAG TATTTCAAGTACGAGTTCCCCGAGGGATTGGACTCGGTGATCGTGAAGGTGACCTCGGCCATGGCCTTCCCCTGCTCTGTGATTTCCATCCAGGACATCCTG TGCCCCGTCTACGACTTGGACAACAACGTAGCCTTCATCGGGATGTACCAGACCATGACGAAGAAGGCGGCCATCACGGTGCAG AAGAAGGATTTCCCCAGCAACAGTTTCtatgtggtggtggtggtgaagacGGAGGATGAGGCCTGTGGGGGGGCTCTGCCCTACTACCCCCTCTCCAAAAATGCCTCACCAG ATGAACCCGTGGATCAGCACAACCGGCAGAAGATGCTGGAGGTGACGGTGTCGCCTGCCATAACCT CGGAAGCCTATGTCAGCAGCATGCTCTTCTGCCTGGGCATCTTCCTCTCCTTCTATGTCCTCACGCTGCTCATCgcctgctgggagagctgccG gcagcagaagaggaaggggcTCCTGGCAGCCATGGACTCGCCCAGCCTGGACACGG GGCATGCCCGCAGCATCCCTGACTCCTTCCTGGGCCATGCTCCCTATGACAGCTACGGTTACGGCTCCTTCG GGAACGGTTCCTCCGGCAGCACCGAGGGCGTCACGGACAGCATGGGCTCGGCAGAAGTCCCCTATGGCTACGTGG GGCAGGAGCAGTTCAAGCGGCGCACGCCCTCCACCCCGATGAGGCCGCTGAGCATTGCCATGG GGGAGCGGTCGCTGGAGAACGTGGCCGGCCGGCCGCGCCTGGACTCGCTCAGCTCCGTTGAGGAGGACGACTACGACACGCTGGCCGACATCGACTACGACAAGAACGTCATCCGCACCAAG CAATACCTCTGTGTGGCCGACCTGGCCCGCAAGGACAAGCGGGTGCTGCGCAAGAAGTACCAGATCTACTTCTG GAACATCGCCACCATCGCTGTCTTCTATGCCCTCCCCGTTATCCAGCTCGTCATCACCTACCAGACG GTGGTGAATGTCACCGGCAACCAGGACATCTGCTACTACAACTTTCTGTGCGCCCACCCGCTGGGGAACCTCAG CGCCTTCAACAACATCCTCAGCAACCTGGGCTACGTCCTGCTGGGCTTGCTCTTCCTGCTCATCATCCTGCAGCGGGAGATCAACTACAACCGGGCGCTCATGCGCAACGACACCCACGCCCTG GAGTGCGGCATCCCCAAGCACTTTGGGCTCTTCTACGCCATGGGCACCGCCCTGATGATGGAGGGGCTGCTCAGCGCTTGCTACCACGTCTGCCCCAACTACACCAATTTCCAGTTCG ACACCTCCTTCATGTACATGATTGCGGGGCTCTGCATGCTGAAGCTCTACCAGAAGCGTCACCCGGACATCAATGCCAGTGCCTACAGCGCCTACGCCTGCCTGGCCCTCGTCATCTTCTTCTCCGTCGTCGGTGTG GTCTTCGGCAAGGGGAACACAGCCTTCTGGATCGTCTTCTCTGTCATCCACATTGTGGCCACCCTGCTGCTGAGCACCCAGCTCTACTACATGGGGCGCTGGAAGCTGG aCTCGGGCATCCTGCGTAGGATCTTGCACGTGCTGTACACGGACTGCGTCCGGCAGTGCAGCGGGCCCATGTACGTG GATCGAATGGTGCTCTTGGTGATGGGAAACATCGTCAACTGGTCACT tgctgcctACGGCCTCATCGTCCGCCCCAATGACTTTGCTTCCTACCTGCTGGCCATCGGCATCTGCAACCTTCTCCTCTACTTCGCCTTCTACATCATCATGAAG CTCCGCAGCGGCGAGCGCATCAAGCTCATCCCCTTGCTCTGCATCGTTGGCACCTCAGTGGTCTGGGGCTTCgccctcttcttcttcttccaggGGCTCAGCACCTGGCAG AAAACGCCGGCCGAGTCCCGGGAGCACAACCGCAACTGCATCCTGCTTGACTTCTTTGATGACCATGACATTTGGCACTTCCTCTCCTCCATTGCCATGTTCGGCTCTTTCCTG GTGCTGCTGACGCTGGACGATGACCTGGACTGCGTCCAGCGGGACAAGATCTATGTCTTCTAG
- the SIDT2 gene encoding SID1 transmembrane family member 2 isoform X1, with amino-acid sequence MPGAGAARVLPTWVLPTWVLLAWVLLALPPSLAQPQPSGRRWVTEKEARFDTTYADWVGADLINIYAFNHSVRRNRTEGVRVSVNVLSDHKDLPVLFVVRQKEAVVSFQVPLILRGLYQRKYAYQEVSRTLCQPQTKAEVETQHFYVDVSTLSLNASYQLRVTRVENFVLRTNERFSFNATAAQPQYFKYEFPEGLDSVIVKVTSAMAFPCSVISIQDILCPVYDLDNNVAFIGMYQTMTKKAAITVQKKDFPSNSFYVVVVVKTEDEACGGALPYYPLSKNASPDEPVDQHNRQKMLEVTVSPAITSEAYVSSMLFCLGIFLSFYVLTLLIACWESCRQQKRKGLLAAMDSPSLDTASLLGHARSIPDSFLGHAPYDSYGYGSFGECRAPFLASPPVGGQPCHPPHLAVLAGNGSSGSTEGVTDSMGSAEVPYGYVGQEQFKRRTPSTPMRPLSIAMGERSLENVAGRPRLDSLSSVEEDDYDTLADIDYDKNVIRTKQYLCVADLARKDKRVLRKKYQIYFWNIATIAVFYALPVIQLVITYQTVVNVTGNQDICYYNFLCAHPLGNLSAFNNILSNLGYVLLGLLFLLIILQREINYNRALMRNDTHALECGIPKHFGLFYAMGTALMMEGLLSACYHVCPNYTNFQFDTSFMYMIAGLCMLKLYQKRHPDINASAYSAYACLALVIFFSVVGVVFGKGNTAFWIVFSVIHIVATLLLSTQLYYMGRWKLDSGILRRILHVLYTDCVRQCSGPMYVDRMVLLVMGNIVNWSLAAYGLIVRPNDFASYLLAIGICNLLLYFAFYIIMKLRSGERIKLIPLLCIVGTSVVWGFALFFFFQGLSTWQKTPAESREHNRNCILLDFFDDHDIWHFLSSIAMFGSFLVLLTLDDDLDCVQRDKIYVF; translated from the exons ATGCCGGGCGCCGGGGCGGCCCGGGTGCTGCCGACGTGGGTGCTGCCAACGTGGGTGCTTCTGGCgtgggtgctgctggccctgccacccagcctggcccagccccagcccagcggGCGCCGGTGGGTGACGGAGAAGGAGGCCCGCTTCGACACCACCTACGCCGACTGGGTGGGCGCCGACCTGATCAACATCTACGCCTTCAACCACAGCGTCCGGCGGAACCGG ACGGAGGGGGTGCGGGTGTCAGTGAATGTCCTCTCCGACCACAAGGATTTGCCCGTCCTCTTCGTGGTGAGGCAGAAGGAGGCCGTGGTCTCCTTCCAGGTGCCGCTCATCCTCCGGGGCCT GTACCAGCGGAAGTACGCGTACCAGGAGGTGAGCCGCACACTCTGCCAGCCCCAGACCAAGGCGGAGGTGGAGACCCAGCACTTCTACGTTGACGTCTCCACGCTCTCCCTCAACGCCTCCTACCAGCTGCGTGTCACCCGCGTGGAGAACTTCGTGCTGCG GACAAACGAAAGGTTCAGCTTCAACGCCACAGCCGCCCAGCCGCAG TATTTCAAGTACGAGTTCCCCGAGGGATTGGACTCGGTGATCGTGAAGGTGACCTCGGCCATGGCCTTCCCCTGCTCTGTGATTTCCATCCAGGACATCCTG TGCCCCGTCTACGACTTGGACAACAACGTAGCCTTCATCGGGATGTACCAGACCATGACGAAGAAGGCGGCCATCACGGTGCAG AAGAAGGATTTCCCCAGCAACAGTTTCtatgtggtggtggtggtgaagacGGAGGATGAGGCCTGTGGGGGGGCTCTGCCCTACTACCCCCTCTCCAAAAATGCCTCACCAG ATGAACCCGTGGATCAGCACAACCGGCAGAAGATGCTGGAGGTGACGGTGTCGCCTGCCATAACCT CGGAAGCCTATGTCAGCAGCATGCTCTTCTGCCTGGGCATCTTCCTCTCCTTCTATGTCCTCACGCTGCTCATCgcctgctgggagagctgccG gcagcagaagaggaaggggcTCCTGGCAGCCATGGACTCGCCCAGCCTGGACACGG CATCTCTACTGG GGCATGCCCGCAGCATCCCTGACTCCTTCCTGGGCCATGCTCCCTATGACAGCTACGGTTACGGCTCCTTCGGTGAGTGCCGCGCGCCATTCCTCGCGTCCCCGCCTGTCGGCGGGCAGCCGTGCCACCCACCCCATCTGGCTGTCCTTGCAGGGAACGGTTCCTCCGGCAGCACCGAGGGCGTCACGGACAGCATGGGCTCGGCAGAAGTCCCCTATGGCTACGTGG GGCAGGAGCAGTTCAAGCGGCGCACGCCCTCCACCCCGATGAGGCCGCTGAGCATTGCCATGG GGGAGCGGTCGCTGGAGAACGTGGCCGGCCGGCCGCGCCTGGACTCGCTCAGCTCCGTTGAGGAGGACGACTACGACACGCTGGCCGACATCGACTACGACAAGAACGTCATCCGCACCAAG CAATACCTCTGTGTGGCCGACCTGGCCCGCAAGGACAAGCGGGTGCTGCGCAAGAAGTACCAGATCTACTTCTG GAACATCGCCACCATCGCTGTCTTCTATGCCCTCCCCGTTATCCAGCTCGTCATCACCTACCAGACG GTGGTGAATGTCACCGGCAACCAGGACATCTGCTACTACAACTTTCTGTGCGCCCACCCGCTGGGGAACCTCAG CGCCTTCAACAACATCCTCAGCAACCTGGGCTACGTCCTGCTGGGCTTGCTCTTCCTGCTCATCATCCTGCAGCGGGAGATCAACTACAACCGGGCGCTCATGCGCAACGACACCCACGCCCTG GAGTGCGGCATCCCCAAGCACTTTGGGCTCTTCTACGCCATGGGCACCGCCCTGATGATGGAGGGGCTGCTCAGCGCTTGCTACCACGTCTGCCCCAACTACACCAATTTCCAGTTCG ACACCTCCTTCATGTACATGATTGCGGGGCTCTGCATGCTGAAGCTCTACCAGAAGCGTCACCCGGACATCAATGCCAGTGCCTACAGCGCCTACGCCTGCCTGGCCCTCGTCATCTTCTTCTCCGTCGTCGGTGTG GTCTTCGGCAAGGGGAACACAGCCTTCTGGATCGTCTTCTCTGTCATCCACATTGTGGCCACCCTGCTGCTGAGCACCCAGCTCTACTACATGGGGCGCTGGAAGCTGG aCTCGGGCATCCTGCGTAGGATCTTGCACGTGCTGTACACGGACTGCGTCCGGCAGTGCAGCGGGCCCATGTACGTG GATCGAATGGTGCTCTTGGTGATGGGAAACATCGTCAACTGGTCACT tgctgcctACGGCCTCATCGTCCGCCCCAATGACTTTGCTTCCTACCTGCTGGCCATCGGCATCTGCAACCTTCTCCTCTACTTCGCCTTCTACATCATCATGAAG CTCCGCAGCGGCGAGCGCATCAAGCTCATCCCCTTGCTCTGCATCGTTGGCACCTCAGTGGTCTGGGGCTTCgccctcttcttcttcttccaggGGCTCAGCACCTGGCAG AAAACGCCGGCCGAGTCCCGGGAGCACAACCGCAACTGCATCCTGCTTGACTTCTTTGATGACCATGACATTTGGCACTTCCTCTCCTCCATTGCCATGTTCGGCTCTTTCCTG GTGCTGCTGACGCTGGACGATGACCTGGACTGCGTCCAGCGGGACAAGATCTATGTCTTCTAG